The Drosophila nasuta strain 15112-1781.00 chromosome 2L, ASM2355853v1, whole genome shotgun sequence genome window below encodes:
- the LOC132797846 gene encoding myosin heavy chain, muscle isoform X13: MPKPAASQEDEDPTPYLFVSLEQRRIDQSKPYDSKKNCWVPDEKEGYLLGDIKATKGDIVSVGLPGGETKDFKKDQLQQVNPPKYEKAEDMSNLTYLNDASVLHNLRQRYYNKLIYTYSGLFCVAINPYKRYPVYTNRCAKMYRGKRRNEVPPHIFAISDGAYVDMLTNHVNQSMLITGESGAGKTENTKKVIAYFATVGASTKKDESQKNKGSLEDQVVQTNPVLEAFGNAKTVRNDNSSRFGKFIRIHFGPTGKLAGADIETYLLEKARVISQQSLERSYHIFYQIMSGAVAGVKEICGLTDNIYDYHIVSQGKVTVPSIDDSEEFILTDQAFDILGFTKQEKEDVYRITAAVMHMGGMKFKQRGREEQAEQDGEEEGGRVSKLFGCDTAELYKNLLKPRIKVGNEFVTQGRNVQQVTNSIGALCKGVFDRLFKWLVKKCNETLDTKQKRQHFIGVLDIAGFEIFDYNGFEQLCINFTNEKLQQFFNHHMFVLEQEEYQREGIEWTFIDFGMDLQLCIDLIEKPMGILSILEEESMFPKATDQTFSEKLTNTHLGKSAPFQKPKPPKPGQQAAHFAIGHYAGVVAYNITGWLEKNKDPLNDTVVDQFKKSQNKLLIEIFADHAGQSGGGEQAKGGRGKKGGGFATVSSAYKEQLNSLMTTLRSTQPHFVRCIIPNEMKQPGVVDAHLVMHQLTCNGVLEGIRICRKGFPNRMVYPDFKMRYQILNPKGIKGIEDPKKCTKILIESTELDEDQYRLGNTKVFFRAGVLGQMEEFRDERLGKIMSWMQAWARGYLARKGFKKLQEQRVALKVVQRNLRKYLQLRTWPWYKLWQKIKPLLNVSRIEDEIARLEEKAKKAEELHAAEVKVRKELEALNAKLLAEKTALLDSLSGEKGQLQDFQERNAKLQAQKNDLENQLRDIQERLTQEEDARNQLFQQKKKADQEISGLKKDIEDLELNIQKAEQDKATKDHQIRNLNDEIAHQDELINKLNKEKKMQGESNQKTGEELQAAEDKINHLNKVKAKLEQTLDELEDSLEREKKVRGDVEKSKRKVEGDLKLTQEAVADLERNKKELEQTIQRKDKELSSITAKLEDEQVVVGKHQRQIKELQARIEELEEEVEAERQARAKAEKQRADLARELEELGERLEEAGGATSAQIELNKKREAELSKLRRDLEEANIQHESTLANLRKKHNDAVAEMAEQVDQLNKLKAKAEKEKNEYYGQLNDLRAGVDHITNEKAAQEKIAKQLQHTLNEVQSKLDETNRTLNDFDASKKKLSIENSDLLRQLEEAESQVSQLSKIKISLTTQLEDTKRLADEESRERATLLGKFRNLEHDLDNLREQVEEEAEGKADLQRQLSKANAEAQVWRSKYESDGVARSEELEEAKRKLQARLAEAEETIESLNQKCIGLEKTKQRLSTEVEDLQLEVDRANAIANAAEKKQKAFDKIIGEWKLKVDDLAAELDASQKECRNYSTELFRLKGAYEEGQEQLEAVRRENKNLADEVKDLLDQIGEGGRNIHEIEKARKRLEAEKDELQAALEEAEAALEQEENKVLRAQLELSQVRQEIDRRIQEKEEEFENTRKNHQRALDSMQASLEAEAKGKAEALRMKKKLEADINELEIALDHANKANAEAQKNIKRYQQQLKDIQTALEEEQRARDDAREQLGISERRANALQNELEESRTLLEQADRGRRQAEQELADAHEQLNEVSAQNASISAAKRKLESELQTLHSDLDELLNEAKNSEEKAKKAMVDAARLADELRAEQDHAQTQEKLRKALEQQIKELQVRLDEAEANALKGGKKAIQKLEQRVRELENELDGEQRRHADAQKNLRKSERRIKELSFQSEEDRKNHERMQDLVDKLQQKIKTYKRQIEEAEEIAALNLAKFRKAQQELEEAEERADLAEQAISKFRAKGRAGSVGRGASPAPRATSVRPQFDGLAFPPRFDLAPENEF, from the exons ATGCCGAAGCCAGCCGCTAGCCAGGAGGATGAGGATCCCACCCCATACCTGTTCGTGTCTTTGGAACAAAGACGTATCGATCAATCGAAACCCTATGATTCGAAGAAGAACTGTTGGGTGCCCGACGAGAAGGAGGGTTATCTCCTTGGTGACATCAAGGCTACCAAGGGTGATATCGTCTCCGTCGGTCTGCCTGGTGGAGAG acCAAAGACTTCAAGAAAGATCAGCTCCAGCAGGTGAACCCTCCGAAATACGAAAAAGCTGAGGATATGTCTAACTTGACATACCTTAACGATGCCTCTGTGCTCCATAACTTGAGGCAGAGATACTACAACAAGCTCATCTAT ACCTACTCCGGTCTTTTCTGCGTTGCCATCAATCCTTACAAGCGCTACCCCGTCTATACCAACCGTTGCGCTAAGATGTACCGTGGCAAGCGCCGTAATGAGGTGCCACCCCATATTTTCGCCATCTCTGACGGTGCCTACGTCGACATGTTGACCAACCACGTGAATCAATCCATGTTGATTACCGGTGAGTCTGGTGCTGGTAAGACTGAGAACACGAAGAAGGTCATTGCGTACTTCGCCACTGTCGGCGCTTCGACCAAGAAGGATGAGTCCCAGAAGAACAAGGGCTCCCTTGAGGATCAGGTTGTGCAAACTAACCCTGTGCTTGAGGCCTTCGGTAACGCCAAGACCGTGCGTAACGATAACTCCTCTCGTTTC GGTAAATTCATCCGTATTCACTTCGGCCCCACCGGTAAACTGGCTGGTGCTGATATTGAGACCT ATCTGTTGGAGAAGGCTCGTGTCATCTCTCAGCAATCTCTGGAGCGCTCCTACCACATCTTCTACCAGATCATGTCTGGTGCCGTCGCTGGTGTTAAAG AAATCTGTGGTTTGACCGATAACATCTACGATTACCACATTGTCTCCCAGGGCAAGGTTACTGTGCCCAGCATCGACGATTCTGAGGAATTCATCCTCACTGAT CAAGCCTTCGACATCTTGGGCTTCACCAAGCAGGAGAAGGAGGATGTGTACCGCATCACCGCCGCTGTCATGCACATGGGTGGCATGAAGTTCAAGCAACGTGGTCGCGAGGAGCAGGCTGAGCAGGACGGTGAAGAGGAGGGTGGCCGTGTGTCTAAGCTGTTCGGCTGCGACACCGCTGAGCTGTACAAGAACTTGCTCAAGCCCCGCATCAAGGTCGGTAACGAGTTCGTCACCCAGGGCCGTAACGTCCAGCAGGTCACCAACTCCATCGGTGCTCTGTGCAAGGGTGTCTTCGATCGTCTCTTCAAATGGCTGGTCAAGAAGTGTAACGAGACTCTGGATACCAAGCAGAAGCGTCAGCATTTCATTGGTGTGCTGGATATTGCTGGTTTTGAAATCTTCGAC TACAACGGTTTCGAACAATTGTGCATCAATTTCACTAACGAAAAACTGCAACAATTCTTCAACCATCACATGTTTGTTTTGGAACAAGAAGAATATCAACGCGAGGGCATCGAATGGACCTTCATTGATTTCGGCATGGATCTGCAATTGTGTATTGATTTGATTGAAAAG CCTATGGGTATCTTGTCCATCCTGGAAGAAGAGTCTATGTTCCCCAAGGCCACCGATCAGACCTTCTCGGAGAAGTTGACCAACACCCATTTGGGCAAGTCAGCTCCATTCCAGAAGCCCAAGCCACCAAAGCCCGGCCAGCAGGCTGCTCACTTTGCCATTGGCCATTATGCTGGTGTTGTCGCCTATAACATCACCGGTTGGTTGGAGAAGAACAAGGATCCTCTGAACGACACTGTTGTCGACCAGTTCAAGAAGTCGCAGAACAAGCTGCTCATCGAAATCTTCGCTGATCATGCTGGTCAGTCCGGTGGCGGTGAACAGGCTAAGGGCGGTCGTGGCAAGAAGGGTGGTGGCTTCGCTACCGTCTCGTCGGCCTACAAGGAGCAGTTGAACAGCTTGATGACCACTCTGCGTTCGACACAGCCTCACTTCGTCCGTTGCATCATTCCCAACGAGATGAAACAACCTGGCGTGGTTGATGCCCACTTGGTCATGCACCAGCTGACTTGTAACGGTGTGCTTGAAGGTATCCGTATTTGCCGTAAAGGTTTCCCCAACAGAATGGTCTACCCCGATTTCAAGATGCG CTACCAAATCCTGAACCCTAAGGGTATCAAGGGTATTGAGGATCCCAAGAAATGCACGAAAATCCTCATCGAATCGACCGAGTTAGATGAAGATCAGTACCGTTTGGGTAACACAAAG GTGTTCTTCCGTGCCGGTGTCCTGGGTCAGATGGAAGAGTTCCGTGATGAGCGTTTGGGCAAGATCATGTCCTGGATGCAAGCCTGGGCTCGTGGTTACCTGGCCCGTAAGGGCTTCAAGAAGCTGCAGGAGCAGCGTGTTGCCCTCAAGGTCGTCCAGCGCAATCTGCGCAAATACCTGCAGCTGCGTACCTGGCCCTGGTACAAACTGTGGCAGAAGATCAAGCCTCTGCTCAACGTCAGCCGTATTGAGGATGAGATTGCC CGTCTGGAAGAGAAGGCCAAGAAGGCTGAGGAACTGCATGCCGCTGAAGTGAAAGTGCGCAAGGAATTGGAGGCTCTGAACGCCAAGTTGTTGGCTGAGAAGACCGCTCTGTTGGACTCTCTGTCCGGCGAGAAGGGTCAGCTGCAGGACTTCCAGGAACGCAACGCTAAGTTGCAGGCCCAGAAGAACGACCTCGAGAACCAGCTGCGC GACATCCAAGAGCGCCTGACTCAGGAGGAAGATGCCCGCAACCAGCTGTtccagcagaagaagaaggccGACCAGGAGATCTCTGGCCTGAAGAAGGACATCGAGGATCTGGAGCTGAACATCCAGAAGGCCGAGCAAGATAAGGCCACCAAGGATCACCAGATCCGCAACTTGAACGACGAGATCGCCCACCAGGATGAGCTCATCAACAAGTTGAACAAGGAGAAGAAGATGCAGGGCGAGAGCAACCAGAAGACTGGTGAGGAACTGCAGGCCGCCGAGGACAAGATCAACCACTTGAACAAGGTTAAGGCTAAGCTCGAGCAGACCCTCGACGAACTCGAGGATTCTCTGGAGCGTGAGAAGAAGGTGCGCGGTGATGTTGAGAAGTCCAAGCGCAAGGTTGAGGGTGACCTCAAGCTGACCCAGGAGGCTGTTGCCGATCTGGAGCGCAACAAGAAGGAGTTGGAGCAGACCATCCAGCGCAAGGACAAGGAACTGTCCTCCATCACCGCCAAGCTCGAAGACGAGCAGGTCGTTGTTGGCAAGCACCAGCGCCAGATCAAGGAACTGCAGGCCCGCATCGAGGAGCTCGAGGAGGAGGTCGAGGCCGAGCGTCAAGCCCGCGCCAAGGCCGAGAAGCAGCGCGCCGATTTGGCTCGTGAGCTCGAGGAATTGGGTGAGCGTCTGGAAGAGGCTGGCGGTGCCACCTCTGCCCAGATTGAGCTCAACAAGAAGCGTGAGGCTGAGCTGAGCAAGCTGCGTCGCGATCTTGAGGAGGCCAACATCCAGCACGAATCCACCCTGGCTAACCTGCGCAAAAAGCACAACGATGCCGTCGCCGAGATGGCTGAGCAGGTTGATCAGCTCAACAAGCTGAAGGCCAA GGCTGAGAAGGAGAAGAACGAGTACTACGGCCAGCTGAACGATCTGCGCGCCGGCGTTGACCACATTACCAACGAGAAg GCCGCCCAGGAGAAGATCgccaagcagctgcagcacacCCTCAACGAGGTCCAATCGAAATTGGATGAGACCAACAGGACTCTGAACGATTTCGATGCCAGCAAGAAGAAGCTGTCCATTGAGAACTCCGACCTGCTCCGCCAATTGGAGGAAGCCGAGTCCCAGGTGTCTCAGCTGTCCAAGATCAAGATCTCCTTGACCACCCAGCTGGAGGATACCAAGCGTCTGGCCGACGAAGAGTCGCGCGAGCGTGCCACCCTTTTGGGCAAGTTCCGCAACTTGGAGCACGACCTCGACAACTTGCGCGAGCAGGTTGAGGAGGAGGCTGAGGGCAAGGCTGATTTGCAGCGTCAACTCAGCAAGGCCAACGCCGAGGCTCAGGTCTGGCGCAGCAAGTACGAATCCGATGGTGTTGCCCGCTCTGAGGAGTTGGAGGAAGCCAAGAGGAAGCTGCAGGCCCGCCTTGCTGAGGCTGAGGAGACCATTGAGTCGCTCAACCAGAAGTGCATTGGCCTGGAGAAGACCAAGCAGCGTCTGTCCACCGAAGTCGAGGACTTGCAGCTGGAGGTCGACCGTGCCAACGCCATTGCCAACGCCGCCGAGAAGAAGCAGAAGGCATTCGACAAGATCATTGGCGAATGGAAGCTCAAGGTCGACGATTTGGCTGCTGAGCTCGATGCCTCCCAGAAGGAGTGCCGCAACTACTCCACCGAGTTGTTCCGTCTTAAGGGCGCCTACGAGGAAGGCCAGGAGCAGCTGGAGGCTGTCCGTCGTGAGAACAAGAACTTGGCTGATGAAGTCAAGGATCTGCTCGACCAGATCGGTGAGGGTGGCCGCAACATCCATGAGATCGAGAAGGCCCGCAAGCGCCTGGAAGCCGAAAAGGACGAGCTCCAGGCTGCTCTTGAGGAAGCTGAGGCTGCTCTTGAACAGGAGGAGAACAAGGTGCTCCGCGCCCAGCTGGAGCTGTCCCAGGTGCGCCAGGAAATCGACCGCCGCATCCAGGAGAAGGAAGAGGAATTCGAGAACACCCGCAAGAACCACCAGCGCGCTCTCGACTCCATGCAAGCCTCCCTTGAGGCTGAGGCCAAGGGTAAGGCTGAGGCCCTCCGCATGAAGAAGAAGTTGGAAGCCGACATCAACGAATTGGAGATTGCTCTGGATCATGCCAACAAG GCTAACGCCGAGGCCCAGAAGAACATCAAGCGCTACCAACAGCAGCTCAAGGACATCCAGACCGCCCTTGAGGAAGAACAGAGAGCCCGTGACGATGCCCGTGAACAGCTGGGTATCTCTGAGCGTCGTGCCAACGCTCTGCAGAACGAACTCGAGGAGTCCCGCACTCTGCTGGAGCAGGCCGACCGCGGCCGTCGCCAGGCCGAGCAGGAACTGGCCGATGCCCACGAACAGTTGAACGAAGTTTCCGCCCAGAACGCTTCCATCTCCGCTGCCAAGAGGAAGTTGGAGTCTGAGCTCCAGACTCTGCACTCTGACCTGGATGAGCTCCTCAACGAAGCCAAGAACTCCGAGGAGAAGGCCAAGAAGGCTATGGTTGATGCCGCCCGCCTGGCTGATGAGCTCCGCGCTGAGCAGGATCATGCCCAGACCCAGGAGAAATTGAGGAAGGCCCTTGAGCAGCAGATCAAGGAACTGCAGGTCCGTCTGGATGAGGCTGAGGCCAACGCTCTTAAGGGTGGCAAGAAGGCTATCCAGAAGTTGGAGCAGCGCGTCCGCGAGCTCGAGAACGAGCTGGATGGTGAGCAGAGGAGACACGCCGATGCCCAGAAGAACTTGCGCAAGTCCGAGCGTCGCATCAAGGAGTTGAGCTTCCAGTCTGAGGAGGACCGCAAGAACCACGAGCGCATGCAGGATCTGGTTGACAAGCTGCAACAGAAGATCAAGACATACAAGAGGCAGATTGAGGAGGCTGAGGAAATCGCTGCCCTCAACTTGGCCAAATTCCGCAAGGCCCAGCAGGAGCTCGAGGAAGCTGAGGAGCGTGCCGATCTGGCTGAACAGGCCATTAGCAAATTCCGCGCCAAGGGACGTGCCGGTTCTGTCGGTCGTGGTGCCAGCCCAGCG CCCCGTGCGACATCCGTTAGGCCACAATTCGACGGATTGGCTTTCCCACCAAGATTCGACCTTGCTCCTGAAAACGAATTCTAA